Proteins from one Hymenobacter gelipurpurascens genomic window:
- a CDS encoding SAM-dependent methyltransferase — MKGTLYLIPTILAEDTATQVLPPQIGSTCADLTYFLVENARTARRFIKSVAPQHVIESLRISVIDKDSTEAQIQAALEPVLNGQDAGVISEAGCPGIADPGAELARRAHQVGIRVVPLVGPSSLLLALMASGMNGQSFAFHGYLPIERSQRMAAIKTLEKQALTQHQTQLFIETPYRNMPLLEDLLTTLHPGTRLCIAASLTAENEYVRTDTVAGWKGKLPEIHKQPAVFLIGK, encoded by the coding sequence TTGAAAGGCACGCTTTATCTCATTCCTACCATCCTGGCCGAGGATACAGCTACGCAGGTGCTGCCGCCTCAGATCGGGAGTACCTGCGCAGACCTGACGTATTTTCTGGTAGAAAATGCGCGTACGGCGCGGCGCTTCATCAAAAGTGTGGCTCCGCAGCACGTCATCGAGAGCCTGCGCATCAGCGTGATTGATAAAGACAGCACCGAAGCCCAAATTCAGGCGGCGCTGGAGCCTGTGCTCAATGGCCAAGATGCCGGCGTAATTTCAGAAGCCGGCTGCCCCGGCATTGCAGACCCCGGCGCGGAGCTGGCGCGCCGGGCCCACCAAGTGGGCATTCGGGTGGTGCCGCTCGTAGGCCCCTCTTCGCTCCTGCTGGCCCTGATGGCTTCCGGCATGAACGGGCAGAGCTTTGCCTTTCACGGCTACCTGCCCATTGAGCGCAGCCAGCGCATGGCCGCCATCAAAACGCTGGAAAAACAGGCCCTGACCCAGCATCAGACCCAGCTTTTCATCGAGACGCCGTATCGCAACATGCCGCTGCTGGAAGACCTCCTGACCACGCTGCACCCAGGCACGCGCCTGTGCATCGCGGCCAGCCTCACCGCCGAGAACGAGTATGTCCGGACTGACACGGTGGCCGGTTGGAAAGGCAAGCTGCCCGAAATCCATAAGCAGCCCGCCGTTTTCCTGATTGGTAAGTAA
- a CDS encoding alpha/beta fold hydrolase, translating into MLLHFREMGQGAPLVILHGLFGFSDNWQTLARRWAEAGHRVIVADLRNHGRSFHSAEHSYELMSQDILGLFDHLQLDGATTTLLGHSMGGKASMRFALDYPDRLARLVVVDIAPRASTMHHQDDILTGLNAVPVATLESRQQAEEALAQHVPQPGVRQFLLKNLYRQEDNTFAWRQNLAALTEHMEDLGAEISSDKPFLKPALFIRGGKSDYITTEDKLYGIPAIFPNSQVETVVNAGHWVHAEAPDAVFSLVQAFATQG; encoded by the coding sequence ATGCTTCTTCACTTCCGCGAAATGGGCCAGGGCGCTCCTCTGGTTATTCTTCATGGTCTATTTGGTTTCTCTGATAACTGGCAGACGCTGGCCCGGCGCTGGGCCGAAGCTGGCCACCGCGTTATCGTAGCCGATTTGCGCAACCACGGCCGCTCCTTCCACTCGGCCGAGCATTCCTACGAGCTCATGTCGCAGGATATCCTAGGCCTGTTCGACCATCTGCAGCTGGATGGCGCCACCACTACGTTGCTAGGCCATAGCATGGGCGGCAAAGCCTCCATGCGCTTTGCGCTGGATTACCCGGACCGGTTGGCGCGGTTGGTGGTAGTAGATATTGCGCCGCGTGCTTCCACCATGCATCACCAGGATGATATTCTGACTGGCCTGAATGCCGTTCCGGTTGCCACACTCGAAAGCCGGCAACAGGCTGAAGAAGCGTTGGCCCAACATGTGCCGCAGCCCGGTGTCCGGCAGTTCCTGCTCAAGAACCTGTACCGCCAAGAAGACAACACGTTTGCGTGGCGGCAAAATCTGGCCGCCCTAACGGAACACATGGAGGATTTGGGCGCCGAAATCAGCAGCGACAAACCGTTTCTGAAGCCGGCGCTGTTCATCCGGGGCGGCAAATCAGACTACATCACAACCGAAGACAAGCTGTATGGCATTCCGGCCATTTTCCCCAATTCTCAGGTTGAAACCGTTGTGAATGCTGGCCATTGGGTACATGCCGAAGCGCCCGACGCCGTATTTTCGCTGGTGCAGGCGTTTGCTACACAGGGCTAG
- a CDS encoding sensor histidine kinase — protein sequence MQRFLLLWLLLIVFPGFGQTSLEPNVEAIQRQLATQPADTGRVRRLALLCYELHDSAPSQALTYGEQAVTLARRLHDQPGLLRSLLVLSSCYANLSEGPHALQLQQQALSLARRLRNTDGMVRSYTGMGGVHHERNDTTAALLNYRRALDLAYQPGVRPHTQILLFGNLGNLYFSLQKQEEGLLYTRRALQLSRTTGDLAGESLYLADMGSYYQQMGQLNTAEGLLRESITLIEPLARPRFEAGNLEMLASVLIQKRKITEAEQLTRRALETARQIDYKEGVLEAYKLLSEIHATWRQFGKAFEWQTRYQQLNDSLNSRSRLQTLAALQTRYETAEKEYQIRLLTQRSQTDQRHNRELWGAVALLLFGLGGMAILYTQLRQSRSALAKNNEALQEATHELRQLAASKDRLYAIVAHDLRGPVTSFAGVTELIDFYLQRGDEQGLRRLPDMVRQAAQNLNSLLDNLLNWAVSQTGELAFRPARLPVSELLVEMVSLYSASAEAKQISLRIDYAPNLAVWADPHMTRTILRNLIGNALKFTPPEGSIQLLASTSAEAVVQLSVADTGSGMTPEQLKGLQDTNTPVLPKYGPRSGTGLGLLLCRAFAQRQGGVLHIESTEGQGTTVSVTLPAARYE from the coding sequence ATGCAGCGCTTTTTGCTTTTGTGGTTGCTGCTCATTGTATTTCCAGGATTTGGACAAACCAGCCTGGAGCCAAATGTAGAAGCTATCCAACGTCAGCTAGCTACCCAACCGGCCGATACCGGCCGGGTACGACGGCTGGCGTTGCTGTGCTATGAGCTCCACGACTCGGCCCCCAGCCAGGCGCTGACTTACGGCGAACAGGCCGTAACGCTGGCCCGCCGCCTCCACGACCAGCCCGGCCTGCTCCGGAGTTTGCTGGTGCTCAGTAGCTGCTACGCCAATCTTTCCGAAGGCCCTCATGCGTTGCAGCTCCAGCAGCAAGCCCTGTCGCTGGCCCGCCGCTTGCGCAATACCGATGGCATGGTGCGTAGCTACACGGGCATGGGTGGCGTCCATCACGAGCGCAACGATACCACCGCGGCCCTGCTGAACTATCGGCGGGCGCTGGACCTGGCCTACCAGCCCGGTGTGCGGCCTCACACGCAGATCCTGTTATTTGGCAACCTCGGCAACCTGTATTTCAGCCTCCAAAAGCAGGAAGAAGGCTTACTGTACACCCGCCGGGCGTTGCAGCTCTCCCGCACTACCGGCGACCTGGCAGGCGAATCCCTGTATCTGGCCGATATGGGCTCTTACTATCAGCAGATGGGCCAGCTCAATACGGCCGAAGGCCTTCTTCGGGAGTCCATCACGCTGATTGAGCCCCTGGCCCGCCCCCGCTTCGAGGCGGGCAACCTGGAAATGCTGGCCTCCGTCCTGATTCAAAAAAGAAAGATTACGGAAGCAGAACAGCTCACGCGCCGGGCGCTGGAAACAGCGCGGCAAATTGACTACAAAGAAGGCGTACTGGAGGCCTACAAGCTGCTGTCGGAAATTCATGCTACCTGGCGGCAGTTCGGGAAAGCGTTCGAATGGCAAACCCGCTACCAGCAGCTCAACGACAGCCTCAACAGCCGCTCCCGACTCCAGACGCTGGCCGCCTTACAAACACGCTACGAGACGGCTGAGAAAGAATATCAGATCCGGCTACTAACTCAACGCAGCCAGACCGACCAGCGCCATAACCGTGAGCTTTGGGGCGCCGTAGCCTTGCTCCTCTTCGGCCTGGGCGGCATGGCTATCCTGTATACCCAGCTGCGCCAAAGCCGCTCGGCGCTTGCCAAAAACAACGAAGCGCTGCAGGAAGCCACCCACGAGCTACGCCAGCTGGCTGCCTCAAAAGACCGCCTCTACGCCATTGTAGCCCACGATTTACGCGGGCCCGTGACTTCCTTTGCGGGCGTTACGGAGCTGATTGACTTCTACTTGCAGCGTGGTGATGAGCAGGGCCTGCGTCGCCTGCCTGATATGGTACGTCAGGCCGCCCAGAACCTGAACAGCCTCCTCGACAACCTGCTGAACTGGGCCGTCAGCCAGACCGGTGAACTGGCCTTCCGACCGGCGCGCCTGCCCGTGTCGGAGCTGCTGGTGGAGATGGTGAGTCTGTATAGCGCTTCTGCCGAGGCCAAGCAGATTTCGTTGCGCATTGATTACGCCCCTAACCTAGCAGTGTGGGCCGATCCGCACATGACGCGCACTATTCTGCGCAACCTTATCGGCAATGCGCTGAAGTTTACACCGCCCGAAGGCAGCATTCAGCTGCTGGCCAGCACGTCGGCGGAGGCCGTTGTTCAGTTGAGTGTGGCGGACACAGGCTCCGGCATGACGCCGGAACAGCTAAAAGGCCTTCAGGACACCAATACTCCTGTTCTGCCTAAGTACGGTCCGCGTTCGGGCACTGGCCTAGGCCTGCTGTTGTGCCGTGCTTTCGCGCAGCGGCAGGGCGGCGTGCTGCACATTGAAAGCACCGAGGGCCAGGGCACTACTGTTTCCGTAACGCTGCCGGCGGCCCGCTACGAGTAA
- the selD gene encoding selenide, water dikinase SelD — MSATSETTDQIRLTQYSHGAGCGCKIAPKVLDQILHTSIPQPHDSKLLVGNSSRDDAAVYDIGGGQAIISTTDFFMPIVDDAYDFGRIASANAISDVYAMGGRPVMAIAVLGWPIDKLAPEVARRVIEGSRSICAEAGIPLAGGHSIDSPEPIFGLAVTGLLDIKNLKQNDTATAGCELYLTKPLGVGMLTTAQKRGILRPEHEQLAPHSMMQLNKIGQALGQVAAVRAMTDVTGFGLLGHLSEVCEGSNLTAEVEFSKVPLIAEAEEYRAQGSVPGGTVRNWDSYGHKIGKITDEQRAWLCDPQTSGGLLVCVEPGGEAEVQAIFEQYGLQLETFGRLREHVAGEPWISVR; from the coding sequence ATGTCCGCTACTTCCGAAACCACCGACCAGATCCGCCTGACCCAGTACAGCCACGGCGCGGGCTGCGGCTGCAAAATTGCGCCCAAGGTGCTGGATCAGATTCTGCACACCAGCATTCCGCAACCCCATGACAGCAAGCTGCTGGTAGGCAACTCCTCCCGCGACGATGCCGCCGTGTACGATATCGGCGGAGGGCAGGCCATCATCAGCACCACCGACTTTTTCATGCCGATTGTGGATGATGCCTACGATTTCGGCCGCATTGCCTCGGCCAATGCTATTTCCGACGTGTACGCCATGGGCGGCCGGCCCGTCATGGCCATTGCTGTGCTGGGGTGGCCTATTGATAAGCTGGCGCCGGAAGTAGCGCGCCGCGTAATTGAAGGCAGCCGCAGCATCTGCGCCGAAGCCGGCATCCCGCTGGCTGGCGGCCACAGCATCGACTCGCCGGAGCCCATTTTTGGCTTGGCGGTTACGGGCCTGCTCGACATCAAAAATCTCAAACAAAATGACACCGCTACGGCCGGTTGCGAGCTTTACCTCACCAAGCCTTTGGGCGTAGGCATGCTCACCACGGCTCAGAAGCGCGGCATATTGCGCCCCGAGCACGAGCAACTGGCCCCGCACAGCATGATGCAGCTCAATAAGATTGGGCAGGCGCTAGGCCAGGTTGCCGCCGTGCGCGCCATGACCGACGTTACGGGTTTCGGGCTGCTAGGCCACCTTTCCGAAGTGTGCGAAGGCAGCAACCTCACGGCAGAGGTGGAGTTCAGCAAAGTACCCCTTATTGCGGAGGCCGAGGAGTACCGTGCCCAGGGCTCCGTACCCGGCGGCACGGTTCGCAACTGGGATTCGTACGGCCATAAAATTGGCAAAATCACCGACGAGCAGCGCGCCTGGCTCTGCGACCCGCAGACTTCCGGTGGCTTGCTGGTGTGCGTGGAGCCCGGCGGCGAGGCCGAGGTACAGGCTATTTTCGAGCAGTACGGCTTGCAGCTGGAGACCTTTGGCCGGTTGCGCGAGCACGTTGCTGGGGAGCCCTGGATTTCGGTGCGCTAG